CTCGGCGCGCTCGAACATGTGCAGGTAGATCCGGTCTTTGAGGCTGCCGGTGGGGCCGTACCACTCGAGCTTCAGCAAGACCTCCGGCCGGACGTCGGCGGCCACGCGATTCAGTCTGACGAGCGGCGTGCGCCCGACCGCCTCGGCGATCGACGCTAGCGCGGTGCGAGACGCGTCCCACCGGGTCGGCATGCGAGGCGGATTGTACCCGCCTCAGTCCCGGCGGTC
The Candidatus Polarisedimenticolia bacterium genome window above contains:
- a CDS encoding pyridoxal-phosphate dependent enzyme, whose product is MPTRWDASRTALASIAEAVGRTPLVRLNRVAADVRPEVLLKLEWYGPTGSLKDRIYLHMFERAE